tgtattactcggccagagacattcccaccacctccccgtgaatggaatattccacacaacGCTTGAGTTAAGTGGGAAGTAGAAAAGAGAGAGGCTTTGACCTTAGGATGACCTCATCACCAACTACAGAAACCTTaaagctgaccattctgtaaaagtttataaactttatttttataaaacacagagtaagaaacaggtgaaaagtaacgatggacgttctgactgacatcagaaacattgattgaccggataaacacttactacatcacagagcgatcctcaaccattaaagaattgacccacaataaggaatgagagagccttataaaaaggggcaggagtttacacagagaggtgacacccacagctgctcaggatgatggcattcagttcaggaaggggataaagtgagaagcttttgtgattcaagacagaagtattgaacaatctggaatcagtgcttctcgagcttgctgaccagccgaacacttcaattaatctcatcataaaagctcccagtgtaaataacatggatttgactGGCAAATGTTTAAGTGTTGGCTTAGAGACACAAGTTTTgatttcccatttgagcctggggcacctttctgtctctctattgctcgtgtcaatgacagccaggcgacggagctgagggctgaattttgcTGAGATGAACGGTGCCTGcaccccagttgggaaactgccctgggcgtcgcactaatagagagacaggaaggtgctggaggactgactgggaaatgggcctccaaccaatcgggGCTCGGGAGGGGATCGCCGAGGCTGATGGTGACGTGACCCtgggttcagtgtccctgtgttcaaagcggggagtcacaggaacagggtacagaggagctgaagaaacacgatttgtgtccagaacattgtgaatatccttttactctggttgtctttgatcctcaagtcattttctgtttgttttaaccatgttctgtttcattaataaacttttatcagtaaaaatatttgattgttctggacttttcctgatgagattgatgcactttagggaaagtgggtgagaggggttggcaggctctttaacagaaagtgagtcagagggggagatgggattttatttttggaatgtgtagctggaaatccctccctaacagcactgtgggtgtacttacacctcaggcattgtagcagttcaagaaggcagtgttggggttgaccatggccgaggtagctacatacagccacatattatgttataattgaaggacagcagattgaatgtgaggcattatgggactggactatcttgaccacattcctgtgactgctcagtttctgcaatcacggaccattaaagctgcttagcagggtcctGACAGagaacctggtgagaatatttactcagaatgagttagaattaaactagggcggcacggtggctcagtggttagcactgctgcctcacagcaccagggatccaggtttgattcctggcttgggtcactgtctgtgcggagtttgcacgttctccccgtgtctgcatgagtttcctccaggtgctccggtttcctcccacagtccaaagatgtgtgggttgggttgattggccatgctaaattgaccctagtttcgggggattagcagggtaaacaggtggggttacggagaaaggctgggattattgtcagtgcaggctcgataggctgaatggcctccttctgtactgttgggattctattctatgaatataatAAAGCAATATAATGGGCATCTTGTTTATTTTGAGCCTGGGCTAATACAGTGACCTGGCGTTTTATgatccttttggaattgttgggtggaACCTGATTGAAAGGTCAGTGCTGTCTTTGGACAGTTTTTCTTAACAGGAgaaagttttagtttcattttgtcaCAAGCTGTCTGGACTGCAAACTGAAAGCAGTgtttgtcgtctctctctccagagtgaaaattctgctgcctcTGAGTTGGTAGCTGGAAGATAGAagcaagcagtctctctctctcgatgctggaagttccaggactgggaaggcagagtttgaattcaacattttaagggcgaattcacagcaggtgttaaaaagctgccaaatccagcatcacgtgagcatacctgCTTTCTGTGCAAAGCCTAGAATGGGGTGTATATTTGTAGGGATTATTTGATTTGGAACACTAAGCTGCACTGGTTGATATAAGAAAGATCATGGTTGCTTTTtattgcaattggtaaaagttatgccatattttctaattatattttaactgtgttcttaaattaactttgtttgataaaagcttcctagtgggtcacttaaatcgtacctggagtgaaacatcttacacTCACTCGAGTGCAAATCTTATGGCTCGGCTGACTTTGTAAAACACCTTGGATTTCTGACCTGGATCATAACACATTTcacccacacccaaggtgagttattcaaattcctttattgtccaggacaatatattcacaatatctttaaaacagaaattaaacattcccatttgatttcaggtattaacatattctgttagtttgttctttattgtcgatgtcaggctggggttgttccccttggagcaaaggaggttgaggggagatttgatagaggtggatagagggcggcacggtagcacagtggttagcactgctgcttcacagctccagggtcccggtttcgattcccggctcgggtcactgtctgtgtggagtttgcacattctcctcgtgtctgcgtgggtttcctccgggtgctctggtttcctcccacagtccaaagatgtgcgggttaggttgattggccaggttaaaaattgccccttagagtcctgggatgcataggttagagggattagtgggtaaatatgtgggcgtagggcctgggtgggattgtggtcggtgcagactcgatgggctgaatggcctccttctgcactgtagggtttctatgatctatggaaATTTCtatgacaagattctgacaggtttagataaggtggacaaagaaaagctgttcccattagctgatgggacaagggggACATAGATtgaaggttttgggtcagagatgcagggggggcgggggggggatgtgaggaagaatattttgatgcagtgaatggtaatgacctggaactcgctgcctacgagggtggaggaagtggagacaataaacaattacaaaggaaattggatgggcatttgggggatttcaaacagaaatgctgatgaaatatctctgaacttcctaacaccctgtccctctgtgatccttgtgaaatttaaaaccaggtattcgcaacaagactcaaagagcatcagcccactggaggcaaagtcatgagaccggccagtccagcagaaagaaaccctctgaccctccccattggccaactgtgagaatgaacaaaatgcagtcctggatgtaattgagagcagaaacaataacagcagaatctaaTCCCCATATTCACTtgtgaatttgttggtgtgtcagcagggtggatgaatcacagaatcccttcccacactgagagcagatgaacagtctctccccggtgtgaactcgctggtgtgattgcagggtggataaccgagtgaatcccttcccgcacacggggcaggtgaatggcctctctccagagtgaactcgctggtgtctccgcaaattagataactgagtgaatccctttccacactgagagcaggtgaatggcctctccccagtgtgaactcgctggtgtgtccgcaggtttgataaatgaatgaatcccttcccacactgaaagcagctgtatggtctctccccagtgtgatctcgctggtgtgtctgcaggctgtacaattgagtgaatcccttcccacactgagagcaagtgaatggtctctccccagtgtgaactcgctggtgtgcccgcagatgagataactgagtgaatcttttGCCACatgcagagcagctgaatggcctctctcctgtgtgaacacgctggtgtttcTGTAGGTTGGATGACttactgaaccccttcccacactgagagcaggtgaatggcctctccccagtgtgaactcgctggtgcgtctgcaggcTTGAtatctgagtaaatcccttcccacactgacagcaggtgaatgcactctcaccagtgtgaacttgctggtgtctctgcagagtggatgaatcagtgaatcccttcccacacacccagcaggtgaacggcctctccccagtgtggctgcgccgatgagcttccagtagAGAGGGcgctttgtatctcttcccacagtcctcacatttccacggtttttcCATATTGTCGGTCTCCTTGTATCATTGCAGGTCAACcatttgaagccttgtccacacagagaacacgggtacagtctctccctgctgtgaatgctgcaatgtattttcaggctgtgtaactggttaaagctctttccactgtcagtgcactggaacactctcactcgggtgtgtgtttgtgtcccggtgtttttccagtcacactgctgCTTAAAATCTTGCAGTGGACAGACcggtcaaacatttctccttcccatTCAGAGGCTGAGGATATTTAGTTTCCAaggaatcgagtgactctgtcagatcgagatgtGATAGTTAAGATTTATCAGTGTGATTcctcttctaatatcctgtaaaaacaatttacaaaattcatcacagtcagtacaggatagaaattcagaacagacaattctagtttctatggaacattctttcccctctcagtccccaaaacctgtaaatctccatcccacacactctccctccattctcactctgctgtatctaatattcaccctcccaattctcctgaaggtgctgattgaggctgattgacagatccatgctcactgcttcctgtcctggacacagagagctgaaaatctccatgcagactGCCAGTCTAACAGAAGTATGGCTACATTCTTGACTAAGAATGTTTTTAAATGGATTGTTTCAGTTAGTGAAGATACAGGGGGGGTTGTGATTGATGATGATATTGAACTTGCTGCCAATGTGGgtgatcatagagttttacagcatggaaagaggcccttcggcccatcatgtttgtgccggccatcaagcaccgttctattctaatcccattttccacactTGGTGCgtaaccttgtatgctatggcatttcaagagcttatctaaattcttcttaaatgtgatgatgattcccacctctaccaccctttcaggcagtgagttccagattcccatcaccgtctgagtgaaaaagctttcccTCACATCTTCTATAATCCTCCTGCCCCTGAACTTAAATCcaggcccctggttattgacctctcgaCTAAAGAGAAAAGTTCCTTTCTATCccccctatctgtgcccctcagaattttatacacctcaatgttaggctggataacttggggttgttctccttggagcaaagtagattgacagaggtgtacaagggtacatggaggtgtcaaggtttacatgctctgtttacacgtgtacaagctctgactatgggtcatccagtctcgaaacgttggttctattctctctccacagatgctgtcagatctgctgagattttccagcatttactgttttactTTCCCTTTcattttccttctctgtcaccgctctgcctcatcaataagacattgggactcagagggttgatgcagtttgatggacaagttgtctccattttgatcactggggaacaagctcctcccactgattgacaacattgccctctacaaacatggcggccgcacgtgcgcactgctgcatattgcccccaataaagatggcgaacgTTAACCCGGGACGAACATGAGGAGCTGCAGTCCTGCTCGGTGCAAACTGGGTCCGGGAAGCTCTCTTCCGCATTTTGCGACTCTCACAACATGCTTACGCAGCGTTTCCACCCACCTGGACGATCCATTGCTTTCTCCGTAACGCCAATCACCTCGAACAGATTTCCGAGCCCAAAATAAAAACCGTTTTCCATcgccattactcacactgcgcatgctcgagTCAAAGTTGGCCCCGCCCCTCGTTCGCTcctattggttggaggaccaaccGCTCCAGATCGGTCCTCCAGCTCTGCCccccctcttcccattggtccacgctgccgtcaatcagccgggcattgtgacggtgacttgctgcttgtccaataatcacagtgagagagtctcagtgtaacaatgacacacacaggctccaatacaatcagagtggggatggagcacagagacaacacagcaaagcactgacttactctgagtgtaacaatgacacacacaggctccaatacaatcagagtggggatggagcacagagacaacacagcaaagcactgacttactctgagtgtaacaatgacacacacagactccaatacaatcagagtggggatggagcacagagacaacacagcaaagcacagacttactctgagtgtaacaatgacacacacaggctccagtacaatcagagtggggatggagcacagagacaacacagcaaagcactgacttactctgagtgtaacaaatacaatgtttgttCAAATAATAAGAGTCACGTTGCAGTATGTTAGTGAATACAGCATTTGATCCAATGTAATggtaatacagtcagtatctagtgcaccataaccaaagtttaagtttcatttgatagtgtgagtgagtcatggtccattgatataatgtatttagattccggtgtgtgttactctgccactgtcagtatcagacaataacctgtctgttattccaattctgctgtattttacaactgcagctcctggggcTGATTGGAGTCTGGTATAATAATCAGAAAGGTCGgtttcagtgtctctgaggtcattttaactgcagataatctgacattaagggagacaagaggcccaacaaacatttgattataataggaggacaaagtgtaagggaacaatgatattttacggtgtctgtgttatggtgagtgtcactgggaggtgagtgataaaatacaagtggaaacatcatgacagagacacatgtgactgactcggcctgactgagagctgttatactcgaggcgagaataatgaggacatggggaactccagggatttctgatatctgaggggaatctgttagaggaactgaaaataatcagttccttctcatggttatctccagttcgcaagttacacagacacacaggaaagagatctgacagctcatcaaacTCAGTGTTTAaatcttctgtttgagacacattattaccgaaaagatcaaatattaaaaccttaggagagaaacattcagaatgtcacaaagatgagtgaactgtccaattaatcccattcaccataa
This portion of the Mustelus asterias unplaced genomic scaffold, sMusAst1.hap1.1 HAP1_SCAFFOLD_100, whole genome shotgun sequence genome encodes:
- the LOC144484339 gene encoding uncharacterized protein LOC144484339, coding for MSVFTCSDCEKSFKCKKDLLTHQRIHTGERPFTCSVCGKESIQSSHLQTHQLVHSDKLFNCSDYEKSFKNKKDLLMHQYTHTGERPFTCCVCGKGFSRPSALLNHQRIHTGERPFTCSDCGKGFINSSNLLIHQQLHTGDRPFTCSECGKGFTRSYNLLTHQQVHSEERPFTCSVCGKGFTLSPNLLNHQRVHTGERPFTCSTCGKGFSHLSYLLKHQRVHTGERPFTCNDCGKRYKAPSLLEAHRRSHTGERPFTCWVCGKGFTDSSTLQRHQQVHTGESAFTCCQCGKGFTQISSLQTHQRVHTGERPFTCSQCGKGFSKSSNLQKHQRVHTGERPFSCSACGKRFTQLSHLRAHQRVHTGERPFTCSQCGKGFTQLYSLQTHQRDHTGERPYSCFQCGKGFIHLSNLRTHQRVHTGERPFTCSQCGKGFTQLSNLRRHQRVHSGERPFTCPVCGKGFTRLSTLQSHQRVHTGERLFICSQCGKGFCDSSTLLTHQQIHK